A part of Papaver somniferum cultivar HN1 unplaced genomic scaffold, ASM357369v1 unplaced-scaffold_118, whole genome shotgun sequence genomic DNA contains:
- the LOC113330323 gene encoding rhamnogalacturonate lyase B-like isoform X1, whose product MNHCTFKAKEKIHAVCWNITIPSSSSSSSSPSSPTMTRRNQQTFISWRFLFLFVISLLLTTFPVSHQITIDVDESTFEGSPSVTTSEDKIDEKRVVFEGCGGVASSSHIPVQLIIQHGYVIIDNGIVQITLSKPEGHVTGISYNGIDNVLETRNNPDNRGYWDLNFDVPRHDSYKKKKESKHEDYDRIKGTEFRVITEDENQVELSFLRSWDPSMQGKYYPMNIDKRFGMLRGCSGFYSYGIYERLEGWPVSNLTETRIAFKLSNDKFNYMAVSDARQRLMPTVQDRSSGHQLAYPEAVLLTNPTNPLFKGEVDDKYQYSCENKDNRVHGWISSDHSVGFWVITPSDEFRTGGPLKQDLTSHVGPTALAMFVSSHYAGEALELRFEEGEPWKKVFGPVLIYLNSAVSLDGKLNNPYQELWEDAKHQMIVEVENWPYNFPASEDYLKSDQRGAVSGKLVVHNRYSNKEYFYASSAYVGLAPLGNAGSWQNETKGYQFWTNADANGTFSIRNVRKGDYNLFAWVPGFIGDYRYNVNLTILPGSDINLGVLIFDPPRDGPTIWEIGFPDRSAAEFFIPNPDPRYINRLYVDHRTDREGKILSSVDKFRQYGLWKRYAEMYPHEDLVYTIGLNDYSKDWFYAQVPRRIGAKEFKKTTWKIKFDLVNVDQTGTYTLWVALASATYAELQVRINNENDHVPHFTTHMIGRDNAVARHGIHGLYSLFHVNVSSSRLVQGQNTIFLTQARNNSAFRAIMYDYIRLEGPSMLYI is encoded by the exons atgaaCCATTGTACCTTCAAAGCCAAAG AGAAAATTCATGCAGTGTGCTGGAATATTActataccatcatcatcatcatcatcatcatcaccatcatcaccaACCATGACAAGAAGAAATCAGCAGACCTTCATTTCATGGCGGTTTTTGTTTCTTTTCGTTATCTCCCTTCTGCTAACTACGTTTCCTGTAAGTCATCAAATAACGATCGACGTCGACGAATCAACATTCGAAGGAAGTCCTTCAGTGACTACATCAGAAGATAAAATTGATGAGAAGAG GGTAGTTTTTGAAGGTTGTGGTGGCGTAGCATCGTCTTCCCATATTCCTGTACAACTAATTATACAACACGGCTAT GTTATTATAGATAATGGGATAGTTCAAATCACATTGTCAAAGCCAGAAGGGCATGTAACTGGAATAAGCTACAATGGAATCGATAATGTACTTGAAACTAGAAATAATCCTGATAACAGAGGCTACTGGGATCTTAATTTCGATGTACCTAGACAtgattcttataaaaaaaaaaaagaatctaaaCATGAAGACTATGACAG GATAAAAGGCACAGAGTTCAGAGTGATAACAGAAGATGAAAACCAGGTAGAGCTGTCATTCCTTAGATCATGGGACCCAAGTATGCAGGGGAAATACTACCCAATGAACATTGACAAAAG GTTTGGAATGTTGCGAGGTTGTTCGGGCTTTTACTCGTACGGcatttatgaaagattagaggGTTGGCCTGTTTCTAACCTTACCGAAACAAGGATTGCATTCAAGCTTAGTAATGACAA GTTTAACTACATGGCCGTATCAGATGCTAGGCAAAGACTAATGCCAACAGTACAAGACCGGTCATCGGGTCATCAGCTAGCTTACCCTGAAGCTGTTCTCTTAACAAATCCAACGAATCCTTTGTTTAAAGGAGAA GTGGATGATAAGTACCAGTATTCTTGCGAAAACAAAGACAACAGGGTCCATGGTTGGATAAGCTCTGATCATAGCGTTGGATTCTGGGTTATCACACCTAGTGATGAATTCCGTACTGGTGGCCCTCTGAAGCAGGATCTAACATCTCACGTTGGGCCTACAGCACTCGCT ATGTTTGTGAGTAGTCACTATGCTGGAGAAGCTTTAGAGCTGAGATTTGAAGAAGGGGAGCCATGGAAGAAAGTTTTTGGTCCGGTACTAATATACCTTAACTCGGCTGTTTCCCTTGATGGCAAGCTCAATAATCCTTACCAAGAACTCTGGGAAGATGCAAAACACCAG ATGATAGTGGAAGTTGAAAATTGGCCATACAATTTCCCAGCTTCAGAGGACTACCTTAAGTCAGATCAACGCGGGGCAGTAAGTGGTAAATTAGTGGTTCATAATAG GTACAGCAATAAAGAGTATTTTTACGCAAGCTCTGCCTATGTAGGCTTAGCACCCTTGGGAAATGCCGGTTCATGGCAAAATGAAACCAAG GGTTACCAGTTTTGGACAAATGCAGATGCAAATGGAACATTTTCTATAAGAAATGTGCGCAAAGGAGATTATAATCTTTTTGCATGGGTTCCAGGTTTTATCGGTGATTACAGATATAATGTCAATCTTACCATCCTTCCAG GAAGTGATATCAATTTGGGTGTTCTTATTTTTGATCCCCCAAGAGATGGACCTACAATTTGGGAGATTGGCTTCCCTGACCGTTCCGCCGCAGAGTTCTTTATACCTAACCCTGATCCAAGATATATCAACAGATTATATGTAGATCACCGGACTGACAG AGAAGGGAAAATATTGAGTTCAGTGGATAAGTTTAGGCAATACGGACTGTGGAAGAGGTATGCGGAGATGTATCCACATGAAGATCTTGTCTACACCATCGGCTTAAATGACTACTCGAAAGACTGGTTCTACGCACAAGTCCCAAG AAGGATAGGAGCCAAAGAATTTAAAAAAACAACATGGAAGATAAAATTTGACCTTGTAAATGTGGACCAGACCGGGACATATACGTTATGGGTGGCTCTTGCATCTGCAACTTATGCAGAATTACAG GTTCGTATCAACAATGAAAATGACCACGTCCCGCACTTCACAACTCACATGATCGGGAGGGATAACGCTGTAGCTAGGCATGGAATTCATGGATTGTACTCGTTATTTCACGTAAACGTATCAAGTTCTCGATTAGTGCAAGGACAAAATACCATATTTTTGACTCAAGCAAGAAATAACAGTGCTTTTCGAGCAATTATGTACGATTACATTCGGTTAGAAGGACCTTCAATGTTGTACATTTGA
- the LOC113330323 gene encoding rhamnogalacturonate lyase B-like isoform X2, with amino-acid sequence MTRRNQQTFISWRFLFLFVISLLLTTFPVSHQITIDVDESTFEGSPSVTTSEDKIDEKRVVFEGCGGVASSSHIPVQLIIQHGYVIIDNGIVQITLSKPEGHVTGISYNGIDNVLETRNNPDNRGYWDLNFDVPRHDSYKKKKESKHEDYDRIKGTEFRVITEDENQVELSFLRSWDPSMQGKYYPMNIDKRFGMLRGCSGFYSYGIYERLEGWPVSNLTETRIAFKLSNDKFNYMAVSDARQRLMPTVQDRSSGHQLAYPEAVLLTNPTNPLFKGEVDDKYQYSCENKDNRVHGWISSDHSVGFWVITPSDEFRTGGPLKQDLTSHVGPTALAMFVSSHYAGEALELRFEEGEPWKKVFGPVLIYLNSAVSLDGKLNNPYQELWEDAKHQMIVEVENWPYNFPASEDYLKSDQRGAVSGKLVVHNRYSNKEYFYASSAYVGLAPLGNAGSWQNETKGYQFWTNADANGTFSIRNVRKGDYNLFAWVPGFIGDYRYNVNLTILPGSDINLGVLIFDPPRDGPTIWEIGFPDRSAAEFFIPNPDPRYINRLYVDHRTDREGKILSSVDKFRQYGLWKRYAEMYPHEDLVYTIGLNDYSKDWFYAQVPRRIGAKEFKKTTWKIKFDLVNVDQTGTYTLWVALASATYAELQVRINNENDHVPHFTTHMIGRDNAVARHGIHGLYSLFHVNVSSSRLVQGQNTIFLTQARNNSAFRAIMYDYIRLEGPSMLYI; translated from the exons ATGACAAGAAGAAATCAGCAGACCTTCATTTCATGGCGGTTTTTGTTTCTTTTCGTTATCTCCCTTCTGCTAACTACGTTTCCTGTAAGTCATCAAATAACGATCGACGTCGACGAATCAACATTCGAAGGAAGTCCTTCAGTGACTACATCAGAAGATAAAATTGATGAGAAGAG GGTAGTTTTTGAAGGTTGTGGTGGCGTAGCATCGTCTTCCCATATTCCTGTACAACTAATTATACAACACGGCTAT GTTATTATAGATAATGGGATAGTTCAAATCACATTGTCAAAGCCAGAAGGGCATGTAACTGGAATAAGCTACAATGGAATCGATAATGTACTTGAAACTAGAAATAATCCTGATAACAGAGGCTACTGGGATCTTAATTTCGATGTACCTAGACAtgattcttataaaaaaaaaaaagaatctaaaCATGAAGACTATGACAG GATAAAAGGCACAGAGTTCAGAGTGATAACAGAAGATGAAAACCAGGTAGAGCTGTCATTCCTTAGATCATGGGACCCAAGTATGCAGGGGAAATACTACCCAATGAACATTGACAAAAG GTTTGGAATGTTGCGAGGTTGTTCGGGCTTTTACTCGTACGGcatttatgaaagattagaggGTTGGCCTGTTTCTAACCTTACCGAAACAAGGATTGCATTCAAGCTTAGTAATGACAA GTTTAACTACATGGCCGTATCAGATGCTAGGCAAAGACTAATGCCAACAGTACAAGACCGGTCATCGGGTCATCAGCTAGCTTACCCTGAAGCTGTTCTCTTAACAAATCCAACGAATCCTTTGTTTAAAGGAGAA GTGGATGATAAGTACCAGTATTCTTGCGAAAACAAAGACAACAGGGTCCATGGTTGGATAAGCTCTGATCATAGCGTTGGATTCTGGGTTATCACACCTAGTGATGAATTCCGTACTGGTGGCCCTCTGAAGCAGGATCTAACATCTCACGTTGGGCCTACAGCACTCGCT ATGTTTGTGAGTAGTCACTATGCTGGAGAAGCTTTAGAGCTGAGATTTGAAGAAGGGGAGCCATGGAAGAAAGTTTTTGGTCCGGTACTAATATACCTTAACTCGGCTGTTTCCCTTGATGGCAAGCTCAATAATCCTTACCAAGAACTCTGGGAAGATGCAAAACACCAG ATGATAGTGGAAGTTGAAAATTGGCCATACAATTTCCCAGCTTCAGAGGACTACCTTAAGTCAGATCAACGCGGGGCAGTAAGTGGTAAATTAGTGGTTCATAATAG GTACAGCAATAAAGAGTATTTTTACGCAAGCTCTGCCTATGTAGGCTTAGCACCCTTGGGAAATGCCGGTTCATGGCAAAATGAAACCAAG GGTTACCAGTTTTGGACAAATGCAGATGCAAATGGAACATTTTCTATAAGAAATGTGCGCAAAGGAGATTATAATCTTTTTGCATGGGTTCCAGGTTTTATCGGTGATTACAGATATAATGTCAATCTTACCATCCTTCCAG GAAGTGATATCAATTTGGGTGTTCTTATTTTTGATCCCCCAAGAGATGGACCTACAATTTGGGAGATTGGCTTCCCTGACCGTTCCGCCGCAGAGTTCTTTATACCTAACCCTGATCCAAGATATATCAACAGATTATATGTAGATCACCGGACTGACAG AGAAGGGAAAATATTGAGTTCAGTGGATAAGTTTAGGCAATACGGACTGTGGAAGAGGTATGCGGAGATGTATCCACATGAAGATCTTGTCTACACCATCGGCTTAAATGACTACTCGAAAGACTGGTTCTACGCACAAGTCCCAAG AAGGATAGGAGCCAAAGAATTTAAAAAAACAACATGGAAGATAAAATTTGACCTTGTAAATGTGGACCAGACCGGGACATATACGTTATGGGTGGCTCTTGCATCTGCAACTTATGCAGAATTACAG GTTCGTATCAACAATGAAAATGACCACGTCCCGCACTTCACAACTCACATGATCGGGAGGGATAACGCTGTAGCTAGGCATGGAATTCATGGATTGTACTCGTTATTTCACGTAAACGTATCAAGTTCTCGATTAGTGCAAGGACAAAATACCATATTTTTGACTCAAGCAAGAAATAACAGTGCTTTTCGAGCAATTATGTACGATTACATTCGGTTAGAAGGACCTTCAATGTTGTACATTTGA